In Hamadaea flava, a genomic segment contains:
- a CDS encoding DUF1918 domain-containing protein, translating into MKAKVGDRLIMEGAHVGEARRVGVVMEVRHEDGTPPYLVRWEDDHEGLVFPGPDSHIEEPGNSRQR; encoded by the coding sequence CGATCGCTTGATCATGGAAGGCGCCCACGTCGGCGAGGCCCGGCGGGTCGGCGTCGTCATGGAGGTTCGCCACGAAGACGGTACGCCGCCGTACCTCGTGCGGTGGGAGGACGACCACGAGGGGCTGGTGTTCCCAGGCCCCGACTCACACATCGAGGAACCCGGGAACAGTAGACAGCGCTAG
- a CDS encoding DUF885 domain-containing protein has protein sequence MAAADQADRFADELLAAYAVLDPTSAVVEAGAKEPERLTDYSPAGHQARADFAAAGLRKIGALAAESERDRRLLDHLGERLESLIEFHDSGEDLRELHAAATGPLQMIRQAIDAAVPAGDADAADREAGWALVAERLADVPRALAGYAESLALAADRGQVAAARQIDLVVVRCDGWIADTEQLAAAYAGGPQQAALNVAATDAVTAYQRLASWLSTDLKPKANPSEGFGPDRYAIWLRKFLGVRPDLAELYAWGWDEVEAIEAQLRAEAAVILPGAGLGEVLDHLDGPGSPGMIGSPAEFADWLQGVLERTVSELDGTHFDIPEPLRRIESRVTTSAGTMYIGPSADLTRPGRVWWQLPEGDTEFATWYAYTTVYHEGVPGHHLQIGYESWRNPLGQRLNLLGGLSAGQEGWALYAERLMDELGFYTQPGARLGHLFAQLLRAARVVIDIGLHLELPDREGRRWTADAAYDMLANRCQQGGYASAELARYLGRPAQALAYKAGERVWLDARAASGLPSREFHRRALDLGSLGLGQLAAALRQD, from the coding sequence ATGGCGGCCGCGGATCAGGCGGATCGGTTCGCCGACGAGCTGCTGGCCGCGTACGCGGTCCTCGATCCGACCAGCGCCGTCGTGGAGGCCGGGGCGAAGGAGCCCGAGCGGCTGACCGACTACAGCCCGGCCGGCCACCAGGCGCGGGCCGACTTCGCGGCGGCGGGGTTGCGGAAGATCGGCGCGCTGGCGGCCGAGTCCGAGCGCGACCGCCGGTTGCTCGACCATCTCGGTGAGCGGCTGGAGTCGCTGATCGAGTTCCACGACAGCGGCGAGGATCTGCGCGAACTGCACGCCGCCGCGACCGGGCCGCTCCAGATGATCCGGCAGGCGATCGACGCGGCGGTCCCGGCGGGCGACGCCGACGCGGCCGATCGGGAAGCGGGCTGGGCGCTGGTCGCCGAACGGCTCGCCGACGTGCCCCGGGCCCTGGCCGGGTACGCCGAGAGCCTCGCCCTCGCGGCGGACCGGGGCCAGGTCGCCGCCGCCCGGCAGATCGACCTCGTCGTGGTGCGCTGCGACGGCTGGATCGCCGACACCGAGCAGCTCGCCGCGGCGTACGCCGGAGGACCGCAGCAGGCCGCGCTCAACGTGGCGGCCACGGACGCGGTGACGGCGTACCAGCGGCTGGCGAGCTGGTTGAGCACGGACCTGAAGCCGAAGGCGAACCCGAGCGAGGGCTTCGGCCCGGACCGGTATGCGATCTGGCTGCGCAAGTTCCTGGGCGTGCGACCCGACCTGGCCGAGCTGTACGCGTGGGGCTGGGACGAGGTGGAGGCGATCGAGGCGCAGCTGCGTGCGGAGGCCGCCGTGATCCTGCCGGGGGCCGGGCTGGGCGAGGTGCTCGACCACCTCGACGGGCCGGGGTCGCCGGGCATGATCGGCAGCCCCGCGGAGTTCGCGGACTGGCTGCAGGGCGTGCTCGAACGCACGGTGTCCGAGTTGGACGGTACGCATTTCGACATCCCCGAGCCGTTGCGGCGCATCGAGTCCAGGGTCACGACGTCGGCCGGGACGATGTACATCGGGCCGTCCGCCGACCTGACGCGGCCGGGCCGCGTGTGGTGGCAGCTGCCGGAGGGCGACACCGAGTTCGCGACCTGGTACGCCTACACGACCGTCTACCACGAGGGCGTGCCCGGACATCATCTGCAGATCGGGTACGAGTCCTGGCGCAACCCGTTGGGGCAGCGGCTGAATCTGCTCGGCGGGCTGTCGGCCGGACAGGAGGGCTGGGCGCTGTACGCCGAGCGCCTGATGGACGAGCTTGGCTTCTACACGCAGCCCGGCGCGCGGCTGGGTCACCTGTTCGCGCAGCTGCTTCGGGCCGCCCGCGTGGTGATCGACATCGGACTGCACCTGGAGCTGCCCGATCGCGAGGGCCGCCGGTGGACCGCCGACGCCGCCTACGACATGCTGGCGAACCGTTGCCAGCAAGGCGGGTACGCGTCCGCGGAACTCGCGCGCTACCTCGGCCGACCGGCACAGGCGTTGGCCTACAAGGCGGGCGAGCGCGTCTGGCTGGACGCGCGCGCCGCGTCAGGTCTGCCGTCGCGTGAGTTCCACCGGCGAGCGCTCGATCTCGGCTCGCTCGGGTTGGGGCAGCTCGCCGCCGCCCTGCGCCAGGACTAG
- a CDS encoding alanine racemase, with the protein MKIPEEYLDWRAKGVWQPGPPVTLTEFAAARHNLFGGAFTWPVMVARRTAIDHNVRTLADYCERHGALFAPHGKTTMAPSLFQAQLDAGAWAITVATPNQALACAALGVPRVLLANVVVDPTALRWLGSQQDTEILVYADSVATVERLTAAGGHFRVLLEWGYAGGRTGCRTDAEAVAVAQAVHDAPTLDLVGISSFEGLLATPEAAQSFLDSLVSATKAIAHLLPADPIVTAGGSAYFDLVTATLGGQWLDGRQIRLVLRSGAYISHDDGTYRHKTPFLRVPGEGALDAALEIWAQVLATPEPGLALLGMGKREAPYDEGLPVPLRVRRAGSNARAGREDGEPVGSGIADGRVEPADGLEVLRLNDHHGHLLVRDEGAVAVGDLVCLGISHPCTAFDKWSVIPVVEDDYTVSELLRTYF; encoded by the coding sequence ATGAAGATCCCCGAGGAGTATCTGGACTGGCGGGCGAAGGGCGTATGGCAGCCCGGTCCGCCGGTGACGCTCACCGAGTTCGCCGCCGCCCGGCACAACCTTTTCGGCGGGGCGTTCACCTGGCCGGTGATGGTCGCGCGGCGTACGGCGATCGACCACAACGTGCGGACCCTCGCGGACTACTGCGAGCGGCACGGCGCGCTGTTCGCTCCGCACGGCAAGACGACCATGGCGCCGTCGCTGTTCCAGGCGCAGCTGGACGCGGGCGCGTGGGCGATCACCGTCGCCACGCCCAATCAGGCGCTCGCGTGCGCGGCGCTCGGCGTACCGCGGGTGCTGCTCGCCAACGTGGTCGTCGACCCGACGGCGCTGCGGTGGCTGGGATCGCAGCAGGATACGGAGATCCTCGTCTACGCCGACTCGGTCGCGACCGTCGAACGGCTGACCGCCGCGGGTGGCCACTTCCGGGTGCTGCTCGAATGGGGTTACGCGGGCGGGCGTACCGGGTGCCGGACCGATGCCGAGGCGGTCGCCGTCGCTCAGGCCGTGCACGACGCGCCGACCCTCGACCTCGTCGGGATCTCCTCGTTCGAAGGACTGCTGGCGACGCCGGAAGCAGCACAGTCCTTTCTGGACAGCCTCGTCTCGGCGACCAAGGCGATCGCCCATCTGCTTCCCGCCGACCCGATCGTGACGGCCGGCGGCAGCGCGTACTTCGACCTGGTCACGGCTACCCTCGGCGGGCAGTGGCTCGACGGGCGGCAGATCCGGCTCGTGCTGCGCAGCGGCGCGTACATCTCCCACGACGACGGGACCTACCGGCACAAGACGCCGTTCCTGCGCGTACCGGGGGAAGGGGCGCTCGACGCCGCCCTGGAGATCTGGGCGCAGGTGCTCGCCACGCCCGAACCCGGGCTCGCGCTCCTCGGCATGGGCAAGCGCGAGGCCCCCTACGACGAGGGCCTGCCGGTCCCGCTGCGGGTCCGCAGGGCCGGCTCGAACGCTCGAGCCGGGCGTGAGGACGGAGAGCCGGTCGGCAGTGGCATAGCCGACGGGCGGGTCGAGCCCGCGGACGGGCTCGAAGTCCTGCGGCTCAACGATCACCATGGGCACCTCCTGGTACGCGACGAGGGGGCGGTCGCCGTCGGCGACCTGGTCTGCCTGGGCATCTCGCACCCGTGCACCGCGTTCGACAAATGGTCGGTGATCCCGGTCGTCGAGGACGACTACACCGTCTCCGAGCTGCTGCGGACGTACTTCTGA
- a CDS encoding VOC family protein, translated as MATGTLHHVELWVPDLERAVAGWGWLLTELGYEQFQDWPGGRSWRLGPTYLVVEQSPALAAGEHDRLRPGLNHLAFTVVGRDRVDQLVAAAPEHGWSLMFADRHPYAGGPEHYAAYLENVDGYEVELVAD; from the coding sequence ATCGCGACCGGGACGCTGCACCACGTCGAACTCTGGGTGCCCGACCTCGAGCGGGCGGTCGCCGGCTGGGGCTGGCTGCTGACCGAGCTGGGTTACGAGCAGTTCCAGGACTGGCCGGGCGGGCGCAGCTGGCGGCTCGGCCCGACGTACCTCGTGGTGGAGCAGAGCCCGGCGCTGGCCGCCGGTGAGCACGATCGGCTCCGGCCCGGCCTGAACCACCTGGCCTTCACCGTGGTCGGACGCGACCGTGTCGATCAGCTCGTCGCGGCCGCGCCCGAGCACGGCTGGTCGCTGATGTTCGCCGACCGCCACCCGTACGCCGGCGGCCCCGAGCACTACGCGGCGTATCTGGAGAATGTGGACGGTTACGAGGTCGAACTAGTCGCTGACTAA
- a CDS encoding DUF402 domain-containing protein, which translates to MAEVWLAYTKYDGSLHWHQMARRLGEDEHGIWLGATKGTVVRKGHDDLVTEAEWAHVLLIPHNAWWTAAFYAQGARNEIYCDIATPAVWPHAREVTMVDLDLDVLRMRDGRVLLDDADEFAEHQVKYAYPADVIANASAAAEWLMRAVAERRGPFGGAHLPYLELVSD; encoded by the coding sequence ATGGCGGAGGTCTGGCTGGCATACACGAAGTACGACGGTTCCCTGCACTGGCATCAGATGGCGCGCCGTCTCGGCGAGGACGAGCACGGCATCTGGCTCGGCGCGACCAAGGGGACCGTGGTGCGCAAGGGACATGACGACCTGGTGACCGAGGCGGAGTGGGCGCACGTGCTCCTGATCCCGCACAACGCCTGGTGGACGGCGGCGTTCTACGCACAGGGAGCGCGCAACGAGATCTATTGCGACATCGCCACCCCGGCGGTGTGGCCGCACGCCCGCGAGGTGACCATGGTCGACCTCGACCTCGACGTGCTCCGCATGAGGGACGGGCGGGTGCTGCTCGACGACGCGGACGAGTTCGCCGAGCACCAGGTGAAGTACGCCTACCCGGCGGACGTGATCGCCAACGCGTCCGCCGCTGCCGAGTGGCTGATGCGCGCGGTCGCCGAACGGCGTGGCCCGTTCGGCGGCGCTCACCTGCCGTATCTGGAGTTAGTCAGCGACTAG
- a CDS encoding helix-turn-helix domain-containing protein: protein MTASSPTVGELLRHWRSHRRLSQLDLAGLAEVSARHLSFLETGRARPSRPMLLRLAENLDVPLRERNRLLLAGGYAPAYTESEVTSPRMAGVWQAVRQVLTGHEPYPAVVTDRFWRMLDANAAIDLMTAVVAPWLLEPPANILRAGLHPDGLAPHIVNFGEWRAHLLTRLRRQAAVAGDPELLELYEELKAYPCDDPEPEVESPGSGDVVTPLRLRTPLGELTFFSTIATFGIPADVTVAELAIESFFPADPFTADVLRARQAER, encoded by the coding sequence ATGACGGCGTCTTCGCCCACGGTGGGTGAACTGCTGCGGCACTGGCGGTCCCACCGCCGGCTCAGCCAGCTCGACCTCGCCGGGCTCGCCGAGGTCTCCGCCCGGCATCTCAGCTTCCTCGAGACCGGCCGGGCCAGGCCGAGCCGGCCGATGCTGCTGCGCCTCGCGGAGAACCTCGACGTGCCGCTGCGTGAGCGCAACCGGCTGCTGCTGGCCGGCGGGTACGCCCCGGCGTACACGGAGAGCGAGGTGACCTCGCCCCGGATGGCCGGTGTGTGGCAGGCGGTACGCCAGGTGCTGACCGGTCACGAGCCGTATCCGGCGGTGGTGACCGACCGGTTCTGGCGCATGCTCGACGCCAACGCCGCGATCGACCTCATGACCGCGGTGGTGGCCCCGTGGCTGCTCGAACCGCCGGCCAACATCCTGCGCGCCGGGCTGCACCCGGACGGGCTGGCCCCGCACATCGTCAACTTCGGCGAATGGCGGGCGCACCTGCTCACCCGGTTGCGGCGGCAGGCTGCCGTCGCGGGCGACCCCGAACTGCTGGAGCTGTACGAGGAGCTGAAGGCGTACCCGTGCGACGATCCGGAGCCGGAGGTGGAGTCGCCCGGGTCGGGCGACGTGGTGACGCCGCTGCGGCTGCGTACGCCGCTCGGCGAGCTGACGTTCTTCAGCACGATCGCCACCTTCGGCATCCCGGCCGACGTGACCGTGGCGGAGCTGGCGATCGAGTCCTTCTTCCCGGCCGATCCGTTCACCGCCGATGTCCTACGAGCGCGGCAAGCCGAGCGGTGA
- a CDS encoding glycoside hydrolase family 15 protein: MTMPIGAAQGPAIHEHGLIGDLQTAALIDTNGTVDWFCAPRFDGPSMFAALLDPERGGHLRVAPEGVEYVTRQLYLPGTPILITRFLSEAGVGEVMDFMPIAEGHGKIATDKHRLVRMISVVRGKMRFRFDCEPRFDYGRARTEVDFSPDGAVFRGAGMTVNINPSRKDRVLIKPGDLQRTEHGLTAFADLVAGDVGGMILETMPDGPPRVVPPGEILTLFEQTRDFWRSWIGRSQYRGRWREMVERSAMTLKLMTYAPTGALVAAPTAGLPEQIGGERNWDYRFTWIRDASFSVYALLGLGFTDEATQYLGWLNDRVKESKNGQPLQIMYRVDGSPDLDEEVLDHLSGYRDSRPVRIGNGAASQLQLDIFGEAMDSLYLADSHGIIIGNAGWKNVRGLVDWLCDNWDQPDEGIWETRGGRQDFTYGRLMSWVAFDRAVRLARAKGRPADLERWTQQRDAIYEQIMERGFHPKREAFVQHYDTDVLDASLLYMPLVGFVAPSDPLWQSTLRAMDSELVSDSLVYRYDPAASPDGLRGAEGTFTICSFWYVDALARSGRLEEARLTFEKMLTYSNHLGLYSEEIAPTGEQIGNFPQAFSHLSLISAAMNLDFQLDHGAGWVEPVLSHASR; encoded by the coding sequence ATGACGATGCCCATCGGCGCCGCCCAGGGCCCGGCCATCCATGAGCACGGCCTGATCGGAGATCTGCAGACCGCCGCGTTGATCGACACCAACGGAACGGTCGACTGGTTCTGCGCGCCGCGGTTCGACGGGCCGAGCATGTTCGCCGCCCTCCTGGACCCCGAACGCGGTGGGCACCTGCGCGTGGCGCCGGAGGGCGTCGAGTACGTGACCCGGCAGCTCTACCTCCCCGGTACGCCGATCCTCATCACGCGCTTCCTCAGCGAAGCCGGCGTCGGCGAGGTCATGGACTTCATGCCGATCGCCGAGGGCCACGGGAAGATCGCGACCGACAAGCACCGGCTGGTGCGGATGATCAGCGTCGTCCGGGGCAAGATGCGTTTCCGGTTCGACTGCGAACCGCGGTTCGACTACGGCCGCGCCCGGACCGAGGTCGACTTCAGCCCGGACGGAGCCGTGTTCCGGGGTGCGGGGATGACGGTCAACATCAACCCCTCGCGCAAGGATCGCGTACTGATCAAGCCAGGGGACCTGCAACGCACGGAGCACGGGCTGACCGCCTTCGCCGACCTGGTCGCCGGCGACGTCGGCGGCATGATCCTGGAGACGATGCCGGACGGGCCGCCCCGCGTCGTCCCGCCGGGGGAGATCCTGACCCTCTTCGAGCAGACCCGGGACTTCTGGCGGTCCTGGATCGGCCGCTCGCAGTACCGCGGCCGATGGCGCGAGATGGTCGAGCGGTCGGCGATGACGCTCAAACTCATGACGTACGCCCCGACCGGCGCCCTCGTCGCGGCGCCCACGGCCGGGCTGCCGGAGCAGATCGGCGGTGAACGCAACTGGGACTACCGGTTCACCTGGATCCGGGACGCCTCGTTCTCCGTGTACGCCTTGCTGGGCCTCGGCTTCACCGACGAAGCGACGCAGTACCTGGGCTGGCTCAACGACCGGGTGAAGGAGTCGAAGAACGGCCAGCCGCTGCAGATCATGTACCGGGTGGACGGTTCGCCCGACCTCGACGAGGAAGTCCTCGACCACCTGTCCGGCTACCGGGACTCGCGCCCGGTACGCATCGGCAACGGCGCGGCGAGTCAGCTCCAGCTCGACATCTTCGGCGAGGCGATGGACTCGCTGTATCTGGCCGACAGCCACGGGATCATCATCGGCAACGCGGGCTGGAAGAACGTCCGCGGTCTCGTCGACTGGCTGTGCGACAACTGGGACCAGCCGGACGAGGGCATCTGGGAGACCCGGGGCGGCCGGCAGGACTTCACCTACGGCCGGCTGATGTCCTGGGTGGCCTTCGACCGGGCGGTACGCCTGGCCCGTGCCAAGGGCCGCCCGGCCGACCTGGAGCGGTGGACCCAGCAGCGCGACGCGATCTACGAGCAGATCATGGAGCGCGGCTTCCATCCCAAGCGGGAGGCGTTCGTCCAGCACTACGACACCGACGTGCTCGACGCCTCCCTGCTGTACATGCCGTTGGTCGGCTTCGTCGCGCCCAGCGATCCGCTGTGGCAGTCGACGCTGCGCGCGATGGACAGCGAGCTGGTCTCCGACAGCCTCGTGTATCGCTACGACCCGGCGGCCTCGCCGGACGGTCTGCGCGGCGCCGAGGGCACGTTCACCATCTGCTCGTTCTGGTACGTCGACGCGCTGGCGCGCTCGGGCCGGCTCGAGGAGGCCCGGCTCACCTTCGAGAAGATGCTCACCTACAGCAACCACCTGGGGCTGTACTCGGAGGAGATCGCCCCGACCGGCGAGCAGATCGGCAACTTCCCGCAGGCGTTCAGCCACCTGTCGCTGATCAGCGCCGCGATGAACCTCGACTTCCAGCTCGACCACGGCGCGGGTTGGGTCGAGCCGGTGCTGAGCCATGCGAGCCGATAG
- a CDS encoding MFS transporter, with the protein MRADSRALVPLALAQFICSFAGSNMNVMISDISHDLNTTVAGVQLSITLFLLVMAALMIPGGKLTDKFGRKRLFQLGLIVYGVGALACAVAPGLGVLVLGNSILEGVGTALLIPPVYILATLYFTDLTSRARAFGMISAMAGVGAAAGPLIGGLITSAISWRAAFVFQALVIVVIVVLGRRLTDPLPAQPDREFDVRGTVLSAVGLILIVSGILLASKKAWLMLLMIAAGIVVLWFFFRHVRTTEAAGKEPLLSMRLFGSRVANLGMVTQNLQWLVLMGTSFVVAAFLQVVRGYNAIQTGLIFTAATVGILGTSLLAERLAKRWPQRTLIETGFFVTVVGVCALLLIVAWSTGGALALLPGLFIIGVGIGLMITPSVNIVQSAFGEKLQGEISGLSRSVSNLGSSLGTAVAGTVIVAGITRTPERSYALAMLVLAIAALGGLLIAERLPKAQPSGGPAADGTTADGGADATQTEVLEIDEQQNGKRLEG; encoded by the coding sequence ATGCGAGCCGATAGCCGCGCGCTCGTTCCGTTGGCCCTGGCGCAGTTCATCTGCAGCTTCGCCGGCTCCAACATGAACGTGATGATCAGCGACATCAGCCACGACCTGAACACGACCGTCGCCGGGGTGCAGCTGTCCATCACGCTGTTCCTCCTGGTCATGGCGGCGTTGATGATTCCGGGCGGGAAGCTGACGGACAAGTTCGGGCGTAAGCGCCTGTTCCAGCTGGGCCTGATCGTCTACGGCGTCGGCGCGCTGGCCTGCGCGGTCGCGCCCGGGTTGGGCGTACTGGTGCTGGGGAACTCCATTTTGGAGGGTGTCGGGACGGCGCTGCTCATCCCGCCGGTCTACATCCTGGCCACGTTGTACTTCACCGACCTGACCTCGCGCGCACGGGCGTTCGGCATGATCAGCGCCATGGCCGGGGTCGGCGCGGCCGCCGGTCCGCTCATCGGCGGGCTCATCACGTCCGCGATCAGCTGGCGGGCCGCGTTCGTGTTCCAGGCGCTGGTCATCGTCGTGATCGTGGTCCTGGGCCGCCGGCTCACCGACCCGCTGCCGGCCCAGCCCGACCGCGAGTTCGACGTCCGCGGCACGGTCCTGTCCGCCGTGGGACTCATCCTGATCGTCTCGGGCATCCTGCTGGCCAGCAAGAAAGCCTGGCTCATGCTGCTGATGATCGCCGCCGGCATCGTCGTGCTCTGGTTCTTCTTCCGGCATGTACGCACAACGGAGGCGGCGGGCAAGGAGCCACTGCTGTCGATGCGGTTGTTCGGCAGCCGCGTCGCCAACCTCGGCATGGTCACCCAGAACCTCCAGTGGCTCGTCCTGATGGGCACCTCGTTCGTGGTCGCCGCGTTCCTCCAGGTGGTCCGCGGCTACAACGCCATCCAGACCGGCCTGATCTTCACCGCCGCTACGGTCGGCATCCTCGGCACCTCCCTGCTGGCCGAGCGCCTGGCGAAACGGTGGCCGCAGCGTACGCTCATCGAGACCGGCTTCTTCGTGACCGTCGTCGGGGTCTGCGCCCTGCTGCTGATCGTGGCCTGGTCCACCGGCGGTGCGCTCGCACTCCTGCCGGGCCTGTTCATCATCGGCGTCGGCATCGGGCTGATGATCACGCCGTCGGTGAACATCGTGCAGTCGGCGTTCGGCGAGAAGCTGCAGGGCGAGATCTCCGGACTGTCCCGCAGCGTGTCGAACCTGGGATCCTCGCTGGGCACCGCCGTCGCCGGAACGGTCATCGTCGCCGGGATCACCCGCACCCCGGAGCGTTCGTACGCCCTGGCGATGCTCGTGCTCGCGATCGCGGCGCTCGGCGGCCTGCTCATCGCCGAACGCCTGCCGAAGGCACAGCCGTCAGGCGGCCCCGCTGCCGACGGCACCACTGCGGACGGCGGCGCGGACGCGACGCAGACCGAGGTACTGGAGATCGATGAACAGCAGAACGGGAAGCGCCTGGAGGGCTGA
- a CDS encoding saccharopine dehydrogenase family protein: MASEWMIYGAYGYTGELIAREAVVRGLTPILAGRDEARLIPLAAELGLDARAFPLSDAARLDEGLRDVAVVLHCAGPFSQTAAPMLAACLRTGTHYLDITGEIDVLERAYSLDEKAQRAGIVICPAVGFDVVPTDCVAATLAAALPGATHLRLGFDTRSALSPGTAKTTVEGAVGGTRVRRNGRLARIPMGSLTRTVDFGVGEKLAVAIPWGDVASAYRTTGIPDIEVYLPTSRSQIRGLRLTEIARPVLRLGAVQRVLQNRAGSRPGPSPETRAKRPMHVWGEVTAPGERRVARITTANGYDLTVSASLPVVVRLLSEGYAESGARTPSQLMGADYVTTLPGSSEMVLTES, from the coding sequence GTGGCGAGCGAGTGGATGATCTACGGCGCGTACGGCTACACCGGTGAGCTGATCGCCCGGGAAGCCGTCGTACGCGGGCTGACCCCGATCCTGGCGGGCCGAGACGAGGCGCGGCTGATTCCGCTCGCGGCGGAGCTGGGTCTCGACGCGCGCGCGTTCCCGCTCTCCGACGCGGCCCGGCTCGACGAGGGCCTGCGCGACGTCGCGGTCGTGTTGCACTGTGCCGGCCCGTTCTCGCAGACCGCCGCGCCGATGCTCGCCGCGTGCCTGCGTACGGGGACGCACTATCTCGACATCACCGGCGAGATCGACGTCCTGGAGCGCGCGTACTCGCTGGACGAGAAGGCGCAGCGGGCCGGGATCGTGATCTGCCCGGCGGTCGGCTTCGACGTCGTGCCGACCGACTGTGTGGCCGCGACGCTGGCCGCCGCGCTGCCCGGCGCGACGCATCTGCGGCTCGGGTTCGATACGCGGTCGGCGTTGTCGCCCGGCACCGCGAAGACCACTGTGGAGGGTGCGGTCGGCGGCACACGCGTGCGCCGGAACGGCCGTCTCGCCCGGATCCCGATGGGCAGCCTGACCCGCACCGTCGACTTCGGAGTGGGGGAGAAGCTCGCGGTCGCCATCCCGTGGGGCGACGTCGCCAGCGCGTACCGCACGACCGGCATCCCCGACATCGAGGTCTATCTGCCCACCTCCCGCAGCCAGATCCGCGGCCTGCGGCTCACCGAGATCGCGCGGCCGGTCCTCAGACTCGGCGCGGTCCAGCGCGTGCTGCAGAACCGGGCGGGCAGCCGTCCCGGCCCGTCGCCCGAGACCCGCGCCAAGCGGCCGATGCACGTGTGGGGCGAGGTGACCGCGCCCGGCGAGCGCCGCGTCGCCCGGATCACCACCGCCAACGGCTACGACCTCACCGTCTCCGCGTCGCTGCCTGTGGTGGTCCGGCTCCTATCCGAGGGATACGCCGAAAGCGGCGCCCGGACACCGTCACAACTGATGGGGGCGGACTACGTCACCACGCTGCCCGGCTCCTCCGAGATGGTCCTCACCGAGTCCTGA